One region of Drosophila teissieri strain GT53w chromosome 2L, Prin_Dtei_1.1, whole genome shotgun sequence genomic DNA includes:
- the LOC122626567 gene encoding probable cytochrome P450 6a13 — MLTLLVLVLTAGLLLYAKLRWHYSYWSRRGVAGERPVYFRGNMSGLGKDLHWTDINLRIYRKFRGEERYCGYFTFMTKSLFIMDLELIREIMIRDFASFADRGLFHNVRDDPLTGNLLFLDGPEWRWLRQNLTQMFTSGKMKFMFPNMVEVGEKLTQACRLQVGEIEAKDLCARFTTDVIGSCAFGLECNSLQDPESQFRRMGRSVTTEPLHSVLVQGFMFAQPDLARMLRFRLFRPEVSEFFLDTVRQTLDYRRRENIQRNDLIQLLMELGEEGVKDALSFEQIAAQALVFFLAGFDTSSTTMSFCLYELALNPDVQERLRVEVLEVLKRNNQQLTYDSVQEMPYLDQVVAETLRKYPILPHLLRRSTKEYQVPESNLILEPGTKIIIPVHSIHHDPELYPDPEKFDPSRFEAEEVRARHPFAYMPFGEGPRNCIGERFGKLQVKVGLVYLLRDFKFSRSQKTQIPLKFSSRNFLISTQEGVHLRMDALAAQ, encoded by the coding sequence ATGCTAACGCTCCTGGTTCTCGTGCTCACCGCTGGACTTTTGCTGTATGCCAAGCTCCGCTGGCACTACAGCTACTGGAGcagaaggggcgtggccggagAAAGACCGGTGTATTTCCGCGGCAATATGAGTGGACTGGGAAAGGACCTTCACTGGACGGATATCAACCTGCGGATCTATAGGAAATTTCGGGGAGAGGAGCGCTACTGCGGCTACTTTACGTTCATGACCAAGTCATTGTTTATCATGGATCTTGAACTGATCCGCGAGATAATGATCAGGGACTTCGCCAGCTTTGCCGATCGAGGACTCTTCCATAATGTGAGGGACGATCCGCTGACCGGGAACCTTCTCTTCCTGGACGGACCGGAGTGGCGCTGGTTGCGCCAGAATTTGACGCAGATGTTCACCTCTGGCAAGATGAAATTCATGTTCCCCAACATGGTGGAGGTGGGCGAGAAGCTGACGCAGGCGTGTCGCCTCCAGGTCGGCGAGATCGAGGCCAAGGATCTGTGTGCGAGGTTCACCACGGATGTGATCGGCAGCTGTGCCTTTGGCCTCGAGTGCAATAGTCTTCAGGATCCGGAGTCGCAGTTCCGGCGCATGGGCCGATCAGTGACCACGGAGCCCCTGCATTCGGTGCTCGTCCAGGGGTTCATGTTTGCTCAGCCGGATTTGGCTAGGATGCTGCGCTTCAGGCTCTTTCGTCCGGAGGTCAGTGAGTTCTTCTTGGACACTGTGCGCCAGACATTGGACTACAGGCGACGGGAGAATATCCAGCGCAATGACCTGATCCAACTGCTAATGGAACTGGGCGAGGAGGGAGTCAAGGATGCCTTGTCCTTCGAGCAGATTGCGGCCCAGGCATTAGTCTTCTTCCTGGCCGGGTTCGAtacctcctccaccaccatgTCCTTCTGTCTGTATGAGCTGGCCCTCAATCCCGATGTCCAAGAAAGACTACGAGTTGAGGTACTCGAAGTTTTAAAACGCAACAATCAACAGCTCACGTACGACTCCGTTCAGGAGATGCCCTACCTGGACCAAGTGGTAGCCGAGACCCTTCGCAAGTATCCAATACTACCTCACTTGCTGAGGCGATCCACCAAGGAATACCAGGTACCGGAGAGCAACCTCATCCTAGAACCGGGAACTAAGATAATAATACCTGTGCATAGTATTCATCACGATCCAGAGCTCTATCCCGATCCAGAGAAGTTTGATCCTAGTCGCTTTGAGGCAGAAGAGGTTAGGGCCCGACATCCCTTCGCCTATATGCCATTTGGCGAGGGTCCTCGTAACTGCATAGGCGAGCGATTTGGGAAACTGCAAGTCAAGGTGGGTCTTGTATACCTCCTGAGAGACTTTAAGTTCAGCAGGTCGCAGAAAACA
- the LOC122626565 gene encoding probable cytochrome P450 6a14: protein MLFTIALLGVVVALAYSLHIKIFSYWEKKGVPHEKPLPLVGNMKGLVKKYHFRDINERIYKKFKGQAPIAGMYMFFKRTALITDLDFIKQVMIKDFSYFQDRGAFNNPRDDPLTGHLFTLEGEEWRAMRHKLSPVFTSGKMKQMSKVIVDVGLRLGDAMDKTVKEARVEDGNVEIKDLCARFTTDVIGSCAFGLECNSLQDPNAEFRQRGREIFSKRRHSSLVQSFMFTNAKLARKLRMKVLPDDVTEFFMSTVKNTVDYRLKNGIKRNDFIEQMIELRAEDQEAAKKGQGIDLSHGLTLEQMAAQAFVFFVAGFETSSSTMSFCLYELALQPEIQQRLREEIESVLANVEGGELNYDVLAEMSYLDQVLSETLRKHPLLPHLIREVNRDYKIPNSDIVLDKGVLALIPVHNIHHDPEIYPEPEKFDPSRFDPEEVKNRHPMAYLPFGDGPRNCIGLRFGKIQAKIGLVSLIRRFKFSVSNRTEVPLILSKKNFLLGTDNGIYLKVESI, encoded by the exons ATGCTGTTTACAATCGCCCTTTTGGGCGTGGTCGTGGCCTTGGCCTACAgtttgcatattaaaatctTCTCTTATTGGGAGAAGAAAGGTGTTCCACACGAGAAACCTCTGCCTCTGGTTGGAAACATGAAGGGACTCGTGAAGAAGTACCATTTCCGCGATATCAATGAAAGAATCTATAAGAAGTTTAAGGGACAGGCTCCCATCGCCGGAATGTACATGTTCTTTAAGCGAACTGCCTTGATCACCGATCTGGATTTCATCAAGCAGGTGATGATCAAGGACTTCAGCTACTTCCAGGATCGAGGCGCTTTCAACAATCCCCGAGACGACCCCCTCACGGGCCACCTGTTTACACTGGAAGGCGAGGAGTGGCGGGCGATGCGGCACAAGCTGTCTCCCGTTTTCACCTCCGGAAAGATGAAGCAGATGTCGAAGGTGATCGTGGACGTGGGTCTTCGCCTGGGCGATGCCATGGATAAGACGGTAAAGGAGGCCCGCGTGGAGGACGGTAATGTGGAGATCAAGGATCTCTGTGCCCGGTTCACCACAGATGTCATCGGATCGTGCGCCTTCGGACTGGAGTGCAACAGTCTTCAGGATCCAAATGCCGAGTTCCGACAGAGGGGTCGCGAAATATTCAGCAAGCGTCGTCATTCCTCGCTAGTGCAATCGTTTATGTTTACCAACGCCAAATTGGCCAGGAAATTGCGAATGAAAGTACTCCCCGATGATGTGACCGAGTTCTTCATGTCGACGGTGAAGAACACCGTTGACTATCGTCTCAAGAACGGCATAAAGCGAAACGACTTCATTGAACAAATGATAGAGCTCCGAGCGGAGGACCAAGAAGCTGCCAAAAAGGGCCAGGGTATCGATCTTTCCCACGGCCTGACTCTGGAGCAAATGGCTGCCCAGGCCTTTGTGTTCTTCGTGGCTGGCTTCGAGACCTCTTCCAGCACCATGTCCTTCTGCCTGTACGAGCTGGCCTTGCAGCCGGAGATTCAGCAGCGGTTGAGGGAGGAGATTGAAAGTGTGCTGGCCAACGTGGAAGGAGGAGAGCTGAATTACGACGTTCTGGCTGAAATGAGCTATTTGGATCAGGTGCTGTCTG AAACTCTTCGAAAGCACCCCCTGCTTCCCCATCTCATTCGAGAGGTTAATCGAGACTACAAAATTCCCAACTCAGATATTGTGCTGGACAAGGGCGTCCTGGCCCTGATTCCCGTCCACAACATTCATCACGACCCTGAGATATATCCCGAGCCGGAAAAGTTCGATCCCAGTCGCTTTGATCCGGAGGAAGTCAAAAACCGCCATCCGATGGCCTACTTGCCCTTTGGCGATGGACCTCGGAATTGCATTGGACTGCGGTTCGGAAAGATTCAGGCCAAGATCGGGCTCGTGTCGCTGATCCGACGTTTCAAATTTTCCGTATCAAATCGCACCGAAGTTCCTTTGATACTTTCAAAGAAAAATTTTCTGTTGGGTACTGATAACGGCATTTACCTGAAAGTTGAAAGCATTTAA
- the LOC122626605 gene encoding gram-negative bacteria-binding protein 3, whose protein sequence is MSDYQVPTARVIASERRGFEVSIDDEPGISLFAFHGRLNKRIVDLKDQTWAADIIGTDEDGRWTYTNRDVELKDGDVLYYWTTVRYNGRDYHRMNQSAGF, encoded by the coding sequence ATGTCCGATTACCAAGTTCCAACAGCTCGCGTAATTGCTTCAGAACGACGGGGTTTTGAAGTATCTATAGACGATGAGCCGGGAATTTCACTGTTCGCATTTCACGGCAGACTGAACAAACGAATTGTTGATCTAAAGGATCAGACCTGGGCGGCAGATATCATTGGGACGGATGAAGATGGCCGATGGACGTACACCAATCGAGATGTGGAGTTAAAAGACGGGGACGTACTTTACTACTGGACTACAGTGCGTTATAATGGTCGAGACTATCACCGAATGAACCAGAGTGCCGGTTTCTAA
- the LOC122626566 gene encoding probable cytochrome P450 6a14, with protein MLFALALLSLVLLLAYRFYHNTYTYWARMGVPHERPLPLIGNMKGIGTKYHLRDINQRIYDKFKGKAAIAGMFLFFKRTAMVTDLDLIKQVLIKDFHHFQDRGLFNNTRDDPLTGHLLTLEGDEWKSMRHKLTPVFTSGKMKKMSEVVVEVGHHLVDATERAVKAGEVENGDVEIKDLCARFTTDVIGSCAFGLECHSLQDPNAEFRKKGRMVFEEPRHSTLIQNFIFTNAKLAQKLRMKVLRDDLTDFFMSAVKNTVDYRLKNGIKRNDFMDQLIELRAEDQEAAKKGHGIDLSHGLTLEQMAAQAFVFFVAGFETSSSTMAFCLYELALQPEIQNQVRDEIERVLDGGTITYDALAEMTFLEQVLSETLRKHPIIPQLLRETNESYKVPNTEFTIEKGTTLLIPVHNIHHDQDLYPQPELFDPSRFETDKSKSRHPFAYLPFGDGPRNCIGLRFGKMQAKIGIVSLLQRFKFGVSELTEIPLILDTRSPTLSAKNGIHLKVERI; from the exons ATGCTGTTTGCACTCGCATTATTGAGTTTGGTCCTATTGTTGGCCTACAGATTCTACCACAACACCTACACATACTGGGCCAGAATGGGAGTGCCCCATGAGCGCCCTCTCCCGTTGATTGGAAACATGAAGGGTATCGGAACGAAGTACCACTTACGCGACATCAATCAGAGGATATACGACAAGTTCAAGGGCAAGGCTGCCATTGCGGGAATGTTCCTGTTCTTCAAGCGAACCGCCATGGTCACTGATCTCGACCTCATCAAGCAAGTGCTCATCAAGGACTTCCATCACTTTCAAGATCGCGGCCTCTTCAACAACACTCGCGACGACCCCTTAACAGGACACCTTCTCACTTTGGAGGGCGATGAGTGGAAATCGATGAGGCACAAGCTCACACCTGTCTTCACCTCCggaaaaatgaagaaaatgtCGGAAGTGGTTGTAGAGGTGGGTCATCACCTGGTCGACGCCACGGAGAGGGCGGTGAAGGCGGGCGAAGTGGAGAACGGGGATGTGGAAATAAAGGATCTCTGTGCCCGGTTCACCACGGATGTCATTGGATCGTGTGCCTTTGGGCTGGAGTGCCACAGTCTTCAGGATCCAAATGCCGAATTCCGTAAAAAGGGCCGCATGGTCTTCGAGGAACCCCGTCATTCTACGCTGATccaaaattttatatttaccaACGCCAAGTTGGCCCAAAAGTTGAGAATGAAGGTTCTTCGCGATGATTTGACCGACTTCTTCATGTCGGCAGTGAAGAACACCGTCGATTATCGCCTCAAGAACGGCATAAAGCGGAACGACTTTATGGACCAGTTAATAGAGCTCCGAGCCGAGGACCAAGAAGCTGCCAAAAAGGGCCACGGTATCGATCTATCCCACGGCCTGACCCTGGAGCAAATGGCTGCCCAGGCCTTCGTCTTCTTCGTGGCTGGATTTGAGACCTCCTCCAGTACGATGGCATTCTGCTTGTACGAACTAGCCCTGCAGCCGGAGATCCAGAATCAAGTAAGGGATGAGATAGAAAGGGTTCTGGATGGAGGGACGATTACCTACGACGCCTTAGCTGAAATGACCTTTCTGGAACAGGTCTTGTCTG AAACTCTTCGCAAACATCCTATTATCCCGCAACTCCTGCGGGAAACAAATGAAAGCTATAAGGTCCCCAATACTGAGTTCACCATTGAGAAGGGAACTACGTTGCTGATACCTGTGCACAATATTCACCACGATCAGGATTTATATCCGCAACCAGAACTCTTCGATCCCAGTCGTTTTGAGACTGACAAGTCGAAATCCCGTCACCCATTCGCATATCTGCCGTTCGGCGATGGACCCCGCAATTGCATAGGTCTGCGTTTCGGCAAAATGCAGGCCAAGATCGGCATTGTGTCCTTGCTTCAGCGCTTCAAGTTCGGCGTTTCAGAGTTAACAGAGATCCCCCTAATTTTGGACACTCGCAGCCCCACTTTGTCGGCCAAGAATGGAATTCATCTTAAAGTTGAACGCATATAG